A single genomic interval of Deltaproteobacteria bacterium harbors:
- the guaA gene encoding glutamine-hydrolyzing GMP synthase → MNAVPDEKILILDFGSQYTQLIARRVRELRVYCEIWPYDATVERVREFAPRGVILSGGPSSIYDPGAPKIGRDLLETGVPVLGICYGMQLMAQLFGGEVARSDRREYGPAVTEILEDGGLFTGFEPGCALPVWMSHGDRVERMPEGFRAVGRSGNSPIAAMADETRRFYALQFHPEVVHTTRGLDILANFVHRICGCGDNWTAHNFIDITIRDLRERIGAEGVILGLSGGVDSTVTAVLLRRAIGDQLTSIFVNTGVLRKGEAEQVLRDYRERLGLQVVYVDATDRFLDELAGVEDPERKRKIIGKVFIDVFSDEAKRHRDATFLAQGTLYPDVIESISAKGGPSATIKSHHNVGGLPDTLRLKLVEPLRELFKDEVRAVGRELDIPADVLGRHPFPGPGLAVRIPGVVTRERIEILQNADAVFIEELRTSGWYDRIWQAFAVLLPVRSVGVMGDERTYAHTIALRAVHSLDGMTADWVHIPYDLLARISNRIINEVEGVNRVVYDISSKPPATIEWE, encoded by the coding sequence ATGAACGCCGTTCCTGACGAAAAGATCCTTATTCTCGATTTCGGATCGCAATACACGCAGCTCATCGCCCGGCGGGTTCGCGAGCTGCGCGTTTACTGCGAGATCTGGCCCTATGACGCGACGGTCGAGCGCGTGCGCGAGTTTGCACCGCGAGGCGTGATTCTCTCTGGCGGGCCGTCGAGCATCTACGATCCCGGCGCGCCGAAAATCGGCCGCGACCTGCTCGAGACGGGCGTGCCGGTGCTCGGCATCTGCTACGGCATGCAGCTCATGGCGCAGCTTTTCGGCGGCGAGGTCGCGCGATCGGACCGGCGAGAGTACGGCCCGGCGGTCACCGAGATCCTCGAGGACGGCGGCCTCTTCACGGGCTTCGAGCCGGGGTGCGCGCTGCCCGTCTGGATGAGCCACGGTGACCGCGTCGAGCGCATGCCCGAAGGCTTTCGCGCGGTGGGACGATCCGGCAATTCGCCGATCGCCGCCATGGCCGACGAGACGCGGCGGTTCTACGCGCTCCAGTTCCACCCCGAGGTCGTCCACACAACGCGCGGCCTGGACATCCTCGCCAACTTCGTCCACCGCATCTGCGGTTGCGGCGACAACTGGACCGCGCACAACTTCATCGACATCACGATCCGCGACCTGCGCGAGCGCATCGGCGCCGAGGGCGTGATTCTCGGCCTGTCGGGCGGCGTCGATTCCACCGTAACCGCCGTGCTGCTGCGTCGCGCCATCGGCGATCAGCTCACGTCGATTTTTGTGAACACGGGCGTGCTGCGAAAAGGCGAGGCCGAGCAGGTGCTGCGCGATTACCGCGAGCGCCTCGGGCTGCAGGTGGTTTACGTGGACGCGACCGACCGCTTTCTCGACGAGCTCGCGGGCGTCGAAGACCCGGAGCGCAAGCGCAAGATCATCGGCAAGGTCTTCATCGACGTGTTCTCCGACGAAGCGAAACGCCACCGCGACGCGACGTTTCTCGCGCAGGGCACGCTCTACCCCGATGTGATCGAGTCGATCAGCGCCAAGGGCGGCCCGTCGGCGACCATCAAGAGCCACCACAACGTCGGCGGGCTGCCCGACACGCTGCGCCTCAAGCTCGTCGAACCGCTGCGCGAGCTGTTCAAGGACGAGGTCCGCGCGGTCGGCCGTGAGCTGGACATTCCGGCCGACGTCCTCGGCCGCCATCCCTTCCCGGGGCCGGGACTCGCCGTTCGGATTCCCGGCGTCGTGACGCGCGAGCGTATCGAGATTTTGCAGAACGCCGACGCGGTGTTCATCGAGGAACTGCGCACGTCCGGCTGGTATGATCGCATCTGGCAGGCATTCGCCGTGCTGCTGCCCGTGCGCAGCGTCGGGGTGATGGGCGACGAACGTACCTACGCGCATACGATTGCGCTACGCGCGGTGCACTCACTCGACGGCATGACGGCCGACTGGGTGCACATCCCGTACGACCTGCTGGCTCGCATCAGCAACCGCATTATCAACGAGGTCGAGGGCGTCAACCGCGTGGTGTACGACATCTCCAGCAAGCCGCCCGCGACGATCGAGTGGGAGTGA
- the guaB gene encoding IMP dehydrogenase, with the protein MLNDDRVHALTFDDVLLLPDYADFLPSEADLGTRLTRDIRLSIPLLSAAMDTVTESATAIAMAQQGGIGIIHKNMSAEQQALEVDRCKKAVSGMILRPITMRPEQRIFEALEIMKRYKISGLPVVNAEGKPVGILTNRDLRFLTDLNKRIDELMTKDHLIAVKPGTTMVEAKRILHENRIEKLLVVDDAGYLVGLITIKDIEKTERFPNACKDDHGRYRVGAAVGVADESRHRVEALVEKDVDVVCVDTAHGHSKRVIEIVRWIRNRFPGTQVVAGNVATVEGTRALCEAGAHGVKVGIGPGSICTTRIVSGVGVPQITAVNECAREAANFGVPIIADGGIRYSGDIVKALAAGADSIMIGSLFAGTEESPGEAILFQGRSYKVYRGMGSIGAMSQGSADRYAQDHIESPAKFVPEGIEGRVPYKGSIRSVVEQLIGGLRAGMGYTGSPTIEHLRTRARFCEISSAGLQESHAHDVTVTKEAPNYQLK; encoded by the coding sequence ATGCTCAATGATGATCGCGTTCACGCACTGACGTTTGACGATGTCCTGCTCCTGCCCGACTACGCCGATTTCCTGCCGTCGGAGGCCGACCTCGGGACACGGCTGACGCGCGACATCCGGCTGAGCATCCCGCTGCTGTCCGCCGCCATGGACACGGTGACCGAAAGCGCCACCGCGATCGCCATGGCGCAGCAGGGCGGCATCGGCATCATCCACAAGAACATGAGCGCCGAGCAGCAGGCCCTCGAAGTGGACCGCTGCAAGAAGGCCGTGTCGGGCATGATCCTGCGCCCGATCACCATGCGGCCCGAGCAGCGCATCTTCGAGGCGCTCGAGATCATGAAGCGCTACAAGATCTCGGGTCTGCCCGTGGTCAACGCCGAGGGCAAGCCGGTCGGAATCCTGACCAACCGCGACCTGCGATTCCTCACCGATCTCAACAAGCGCATCGACGAGCTGATGACCAAGGACCACCTGATCGCCGTGAAACCCGGCACGACGATGGTGGAGGCCAAGCGAATCCTGCACGAGAACCGAATCGAGAAGCTGCTCGTGGTGGATGATGCGGGCTACCTGGTCGGGCTCATCACGATCAAGGACATCGAAAAGACCGAGCGTTTCCCCAATGCGTGCAAAGACGACCACGGTCGTTATCGGGTCGGCGCCGCGGTGGGCGTGGCCGATGAATCGCGTCACCGGGTCGAGGCGCTGGTCGAGAAAGACGTCGATGTGGTGTGCGTCGACACCGCGCACGGTCACTCGAAACGCGTGATCGAGATTGTCCGCTGGATCCGCAACCGATTCCCGGGCACCCAGGTGGTCGCGGGCAACGTAGCGACCGTGGAGGGCACCCGCGCCCTGTGCGAAGCCGGCGCGCACGGCGTGAAGGTCGGCATCGGCCCGGGCTCGATCTGCACCACGCGCATCGTCTCGGGGGTCGGCGTACCGCAGATCACCGCGGTCAACGAGTGCGCGCGCGAGGCGGCGAATTTCGGCGTGCCGATCATCGCTGACGGCGGCATCCGCTACTCCGGCGACATCGTCAAGGCGCTTGCCGCCGGGGCGGATTCGATCATGATCGGCAGCCTGTTCGCGGGCACCGAGGAGAGCCCGGGCGAGGCGATTCTTTTTCAGGGTCGAAGCTACAAGGTGTATCGCGGCATGGGTTCGATCGGCGCGATGTCGCAGGGCAGCGCCGACCGCTACGCCCAGGATCACATCGAGTCGCCGGCGAAATTCGTGCCCGAGGGCATCGAGGGCCGAGTCCCGTACAAGGGCTCGATCCGGTCCGTGGTGGAACAGTTGATCGGCGGCCTGCGCGCGGGAATGGGTTACACGGGCAGTCCCACGATCGAGCACTTGCGCACGCGCGCACGTTTTTGTGAGATCTCGTCCGCGGGGCTTCAGGAAAGCCACGCCCACGACGTGACCGTCACGAAAGAAGCGCCGAACTATCAATTGAAATAA